A region from the Gemmatimonadota bacterium genome encodes:
- the ccoS gene encoding cbb3-type cytochrome oxidase assembly protein CcoS: protein MTIIYIVLPLALLVVGVALWAFVWSAKSGQFDDLDTPAIRMVHDDPPTKP from the coding sequence ATGACGATCATCTACATCGTGCTGCCGTTGGCGCTGCTCGTGGTCGGGGTCGCCTTGTGGGCGTTTGTCTGGTCAGCGAAGAGCGGGCAGTTCGACGACCTGGACACGCCGGCGATCCGCATGGTCCACGACGACCCGCCGACGAAGCCCTGA